In Liquorilactobacillus hordei DSM 19519, the following proteins share a genomic window:
- a CDS encoding NADH:flavin oxidoreductase encodes MRNLTDKVTFRHGATISTRTAQSPMLTNSGLDEKITQDTVDYYNMRSQSAGMVIVEYTSVSPNGGPSRSWAPNREQLAIYNDNFVPGFKKIAEGLKKMEIRQFFS; translated from the coding sequence ATGAGAAATTTAACAGATAAAGTAACCTTTCGTCATGGTGCGACAATCTCCACTAGAACTGCTCAATCACCTATGCTAACAAATAGCGGTTTAGATGAAAAAATAACGCAGGATACAGTTGACTATTATAATATGCGTTCACAATCAGCAGGTATGGTTATCGTTGAATATACAAGTGTCAGTCCAAATGGTGGTCCTTCACGCTCTTGGGCCCCAAATCGTGAACAATTAGCAATTTATAATGACAACTTTGTCCCAGGATTTAAAAAAATTGCTGAAGGTTTAAAAAAGATGGAAATAAGGCAATTCTTTAGTTAG
- the abc-f gene encoding ribosomal protection-like ABC-F family protein has product MTKIEIKNLVFGYDSQNILLFDHANLNIDNSWKLGLIGRNGRGKTTLLRLLQDQLEYRGEIIKQINFVYFPQKVTEHNLTVIEMLNKQTQFEEWQVRKELALLDIREDILNLSFDDLSGGEQTKILLALLFADKNNFPLIDEPTNHLDITAREIVANYLRTKKQGFILISHDRAFIDAVVDHVLAIERKKILLYQGNYQSYEMQKKLADDLQQQQNEKAQKEVTRLKQTYREKEKWAKSRESAGKGKNKRKLKISSRPDDTVAKNQMRRAKAIETRMDKKVKEKEQVIKNIDFVEQLNINFKSDHHNSLIKVNKLSLTIGNHKLFKPISFEVKKNEQVAIAGKNGVGKTSLIKSLFGKSKVNYTGTGVIANNISVSIIRQSFDERGTLTDFADRNKIDYQELLNILRKLGTERETFVNRIEDMSLGQKKRIEVARALLIPATLYVWDEPLNYLDVYNRQQLEQLISVYRPTLLLIEHDEHFLSSIGATRIELRAEE; this is encoded by the coding sequence ATGACTAAAATAGAAATAAAGAACTTAGTTTTTGGATACGATTCACAAAATATATTGTTGTTTGATCATGCCAACTTAAATATTGATAATTCGTGGAAACTTGGGTTGATTGGTAGAAACGGACGTGGCAAGACAACACTGCTTAGATTACTGCAAGATCAATTGGAATATCGCGGGGAGATAATTAAACAGATAAATTTTGTCTACTTTCCGCAAAAAGTTACAGAACATAATCTGACTGTGATTGAAATGTTAAATAAACAAACTCAGTTTGAAGAGTGGCAAGTTAGAAAGGAACTTGCTTTACTAGATATTAGAGAGGATATTTTGAATTTGTCATTTGATGATCTTTCAGGTGGAGAGCAGACTAAGATATTGTTAGCATTATTATTTGCTGATAAAAATAATTTTCCGTTAATTGATGAACCAACTAATCATTTAGATATTACAGCACGAGAAATCGTGGCCAATTATCTTAGAACAAAAAAACAGGGATTTATTTTAATCAGTCATGATAGAGCATTTATTGATGCGGTAGTTGATCATGTATTGGCGATTGAGCGCAAGAAAATATTACTTTATCAGGGTAACTACCAATCATATGAGATGCAAAAAAAGTTAGCCGATGATTTACAGCAACAACAAAATGAAAAAGCTCAAAAAGAAGTTACACGATTAAAACAAACATATCGGGAGAAAGAAAAGTGGGCTAAAAGCAGGGAATCAGCGGGTAAAGGAAAAAATAAAAGAAAATTAAAAATTAGTTCACGACCAGATGATACGGTTGCAAAAAACCAGATGCGAAGAGCAAAAGCAATTGAAACAAGAATGGATAAAAAAGTGAAAGAAAAAGAGCAAGTAATTAAAAATATTGATTTTGTAGAGCAATTGAATATTAATTTTAAGAGTGATCATCATAATTCGCTAATTAAAGTCAACAAATTATCGTTGACGATTGGAAACCATAAATTATTCAAACCGATCAGTTTTGAGGTTAAAAAAAACGAACAAGTTGCAATTGCTGGTAAAAATGGTGTTGGTAAAACCTCTCTTATAAAAAGCCTGTTTGGCAAATCGAAAGTAAACTATACAGGGACAGGTGTGATTGCTAATAATATTTCAGTTAGCATTATCAGACAGAGTTTTGATGAACGAGGGACACTAACTGATTTTGCAGATAGAAATAAAATAGATTATCAGGAATTACTGAATATTTTACGCAAATTAGGCACAGAACGTGAAACATTTGTGAACCGTATTGAAGATATGAGTTTAGGACAAAAGAAAAGAATTGAAGTTGCAAGGGCTTTATTAATTCCTGCTACCCTCTATGTGTGGGATGAACCCCTCAATTACTTAGATGTCTATAACCGGCAACAGCTGGAACAACTAATAAGTGTTTATAGACCGACATTACTGCTTATTGAACATGATGAACATTTTCTCAGTAGTATCGGTGCTACGAGGATTGAATTGAGGGCAGAAGAGTAA
- a CDS encoding ABC transporter permease, producing MIQFKAVLIRVIKEILRDKRTLALMLLAPILILILMNLVFNSNNDAKIKIGVTDNVPNKIIQALPNSKITIRHYQNSHNHTRKINADDLDAFVTRKNNKLAVTYENEDPTKSSQIKSLLTNALLVSKVKELSATLEILSLQSPKKQATPNFKLSSSYLYGSSSSTFFDKIFPILIGFFVFFFVFLISGVALIRERTSGTLDRLLATPIRRSQLVLGYLAGYGLFGILQTILIVLFAIYILKVEIVGNLFLVLLTNILIALVALVIGLFVSTFANSEFQMMQFIPIIVVPQVFFSGIIPLDTMAHWVKFISYLLPLSYAGNALTAVMVKGQGVNIIVTDWLILLIFLVIFTFLNIIGLKRYRKV from the coding sequence ATGATTCAATTCAAGGCAGTTCTAATCAGAGTAATTAAGGAAATATTGCGAGATAAAAGAACCCTAGCATTAATGTTATTGGCTCCCATCTTAATTTTGATACTTATGAATTTGGTTTTTAATTCGAATAATGACGCAAAAATTAAGATCGGTGTTACTGACAATGTTCCAAATAAAATTATTCAAGCACTTCCTAATTCCAAAATTACTATTCGTCATTATCAAAATTCTCACAATCATACAAGAAAAATCAATGCTGACGATCTTGATGCCTTTGTTACGCGTAAGAATAATAAACTTGCGGTCACATATGAGAATGAGGATCCTACAAAAAGCTCACAAATTAAGAGTCTTCTTACTAATGCATTGCTGGTCTCTAAAGTTAAAGAATTATCCGCAACTTTAGAGATATTATCACTCCAGAGTCCTAAAAAACAAGCTACTCCAAATTTTAAATTAAGCAGCTCATATCTTTATGGTAGTTCAAGCAGTACATTCTTTGATAAAATCTTTCCAATTTTAATTGGCTTCTTTGTCTTCTTCTTTGTCTTTTTAATCTCAGGAGTCGCTCTTATCAGAGAACGTACATCTGGTACCCTCGATCGTCTTTTAGCAACTCCGATTCGTCGCAGTCAGCTAGTCTTAGGATATCTCGCTGGGTACGGTCTTTTTGGAATCTTACAAACCATTTTAATCGTCTTATTTGCAATCTATATTCTAAAAGTTGAAATTGTCGGAAATCTCTTCTTAGTATTGCTGACGAATATTTTAATTGCTTTAGTAGCGCTTGTGATTGGCTTATTTGTATCAACATTCGCCAATTCCGAATTTCAGATGATGCAATTCATCCCAATTATTGTCGTGCCACAAGTCTTTTTCTCTGGGATTATCCCACTAGATACCATGGCTCATTGGGTTAAGTTCATTAGTTATTTATTGCCCTTGAGTTATGCTGGTAATGCACTAACAGCTGTAATGGTCAAAGGTCAAGGCGTGAACATTATTGTCACCGACTGGTTAATTCTCTTAATCTTCTTAGTTATTTTTACATTTCTAAACATTATTGGGCTCAAACGTTATCGAAAGGTGTAA
- a CDS encoding GDSL-type esterase/lipase family protein, with amino-acid sequence MNIHLTGDSLMARYEGCTQPMINEKLKELDRELSITNTAHPGDNTADLLARIKIEILTGKKADKIFILIGTNDLAINKQLTIEQFKDNLVESIKLLCTVYKLNEIYFITPPPVDEQKQRYRTNQIVQEYTLVMKKVVKEEHCNVLDLYQEFINYSQLSVNELLHGMLDDGLHFGQVGYLILARTIAAVL; translated from the coding sequence ATGAACATTCATCTGACAGGTGACAGCTTGATGGCACGATATGAGGGCTGTACGCAGCCAATGATTAATGAAAAGCTTAAAGAACTAGATCGTGAACTTAGTATTACCAATACAGCACATCCAGGAGATAATACAGCAGATCTTCTTGCAAGAATAAAAATTGAGATTCTAACAGGTAAGAAAGCCGATAAGATTTTTATCTTGATTGGGACAAATGATCTAGCAATAAACAAGCAACTTACGATTGAACAATTCAAAGATAACCTAGTTGAGAGTATCAAGTTATTATGTACGGTGTACAAGTTGAATGAGATTTATTTCATCACACCACCACCTGTCGATGAACAAAAACAACGTTATCGAACGAATCAAATAGTTCAAGAATATACGCTAGTGATGAAGAAGGTAGTTAAAGAAGAGCATTGCAATGTTCTAGATTTGTATCAAGAATTCATAAATTATAGTCAATTGTCGGTCAATGAATTGTTACATGGGATGTTAGATGATGGGCTTCACTTTGGACAGGTAGGCTATCTGATATTGGCAAGAACAATTGCGGCGGTACTTTAA
- a CDS encoding TetR/AcrR family transcriptional regulator, which produces MKKCDNGQIDKIGFYVARGGINMKKDLRYQKTKIAILRAIEVLLQNKDFEKISIKDICETAQVSRSAFYLHYTDKYDLAKQCQLELVETGNRFIKERVITKRDKLMLTMLNLLLGEGKVMALLISSHGSSEIQESIRAVMRQNMQKNILPLTNIKFANSTEERYFLSFFSNAIFGVIQEWINSGQKESPEEIVALVDKNFSFEFK; this is translated from the coding sequence GTGAAAAAATGTGATAATGGACAGATTGATAAAATTGGTTTTTATGTTGCAAGAGGTGGAATAAATATGAAGAAGGATTTGCGATATCAAAAGACAAAGATTGCGATTTTGAGAGCAATTGAAGTGTTGTTACAAAATAAAGACTTTGAAAAGATTTCGATTAAGGATATTTGTGAGACAGCACAAGTCAGCCGCAGTGCATTTTACCTGCATTATACAGATAAATATGATTTAGCTAAGCAGTGCCAACTCGAATTAGTTGAAACTGGAAATCGATTTATCAAAGAACGTGTTATTACAAAACGTGATAAGTTAATGTTGACGATGTTGAATCTTCTTTTGGGAGAAGGAAAGGTGATGGCATTATTAATTTCGAGTCATGGATCAAGCGAGATCCAAGAGAGTATTCGCGCTGTAATGCGGCAAAATATGCAAAAAAATATTTTACCGCTTACGAACATTAAATTTGCTAATTCGACTGAGGAACGGTACTTTCTTAGCTTTTTTAGCAATGCAATTTTTGGTGTAATTCAAGAATGGATTAATTCGGGACAAAAAGAATCACCAGAAGAAATCGTGGCGCTTGTTGATAAAAACTTTTCGTTTGAGTTTAAGTAA
- a CDS encoding ABC transporter ATP-binding protein, translating into MANSDYPIASISHASKRFGQKKVLNDITIKINAGQIMGLIGPSGSGKTTTIKCLLGMEKLEAGSATIFEKKMPNRQILEKIGYMGQTDALYENLTALENLTFFGNLMGITGPALNKTINKNMELVNLTSSLHQIVADFSGGMKRRLSLAIALLANPNLIILDEPTVGIDPSLRLDIWAQLRTLAIAQKAIIVTTHVMDEAEKCDVVGLIINGEIFALGTPTELKKKFNATSIEEVFLKAEVNSK; encoded by the coding sequence ATGGCGAATTCTGATTATCCAATTGCGTCAATCAGTCACGCTTCTAAAAGATTTGGTCAAAAAAAAGTATTGAATGATATTACGATAAAAATTAATGCCGGACAGATAATGGGCCTAATCGGACCTAGTGGTTCTGGTAAGACAACAACTATAAAATGCTTATTGGGAATGGAAAAACTCGAAGCTGGGTCTGCTACAATCTTTGAAAAAAAGATGCCCAATCGGCAAATCCTAGAAAAAATTGGTTACATGGGACAAACAGATGCTTTATACGAGAACTTGACTGCACTCGAAAATCTAACTTTCTTTGGCAATCTGATGGGAATTACAGGACCGGCGCTAAACAAAACAATTAACAAAAATATGGAACTAGTCAATCTTACAAGTTCGTTGCATCAAATTGTTGCGGATTTTTCTGGTGGAATGAAGCGCCGTCTTTCTTTAGCAATTGCACTACTAGCTAATCCGAATCTGATTATTTTAGATGAACCAACCGTTGGGATTGATCCAAGTTTGCGGCTCGATATTTGGGCGCAATTACGCACCTTAGCAATTGCTCAAAAAGCAATTATTGTGACAACTCACGTAATGGATGAAGCTGAAAAATGTGATGTAGTTGGATTAATTATTAATGGGGAGATCTTCGCACTAGGTACACCAACTGAACTAAAAAAGAAGTTCAATGCTACCAGTATTGAAGAAGTCTTCCTCAAAGCAGAGGTGAATTCAAAATGA
- the rpsI gene encoding 30S ribosomal protein S9, whose protein sequence is MAQVQYKGTGRRKNSVARVRLVPGTGKIVMNGKPAEEYVPFANLREVMVQPFDVTETKDSYDVLVNVDGGGFSGQAGATRHGIARALLEVDPDFRGVLKRAGLLTRDARMKERKKPGLKKARKASQFSKR, encoded by the coding sequence TTGGCTCAAGTACAATATAAAGGCACTGGCCGTCGCAAGAATTCTGTTGCTCGTGTACGTTTAGTACCAGGTACAGGTAAGATTGTTATGAACGGCAAGCCTGCAGAAGAATATGTTCCATTTGCAAACTTACGCGAAGTTATGGTTCAACCATTTGACGTTACAGAAACAAAGGATTCATATGATGTTCTTGTTAACGTTGATGGTGGCGGCTTCTCTGGTCAAGCTGGTGCAACACGTCATGGTATTGCACGTGCATTGCTTGAAGTAGATCCTGATTTCCGTGGCGTCTTGAAACGTGCTGGTCTCTTGACTCGTGATGCACGTATGAAAGAACGTAAGAAACCAGGTCTTAAGAAAGCTCGTAAGGCTTCACAATTTTCAAAACGTTAA
- a CDS encoding PadR family transcriptional regulator yields the protein MSKTQMLKGVLEGCVLQVISKDETYGYQLVQKLRIAGFNEVIGGTIYPILQKLEKKKLIIGVMKPSPEGPSRKYFNITPAGQEELAIFMRSWQEINESVTRIFK from the coding sequence TTGAGCAAAACACAAATGCTAAAGGGTGTACTTGAAGGCTGTGTCCTACAAGTAATTTCAAAGGACGAGACCTACGGCTATCAGTTAGTCCAAAAACTGCGAATAGCTGGATTCAATGAAGTGATTGGTGGAACTATTTATCCTATTTTACAGAAATTGGAGAAAAAAAAGCTGATTATTGGTGTGATGAAACCTTCACCTGAAGGACCAAGCCGCAAGTATTTTAATATAACTCCGGCAGGTCAAGAAGAATTAGCAATTTTTATGCGTAGTTGGCAAGAAATTAACGAGAGTGTTACACGGATATTCAAATAG
- a CDS encoding LysR family transcriptional regulator, giving the protein MNFEQLLYVEVLAQHDSMQKAAEVLHISKSGLSLAINQFERELGVRLFDKSSAGTQLTLEGGQLLSSISDILSFKNNLENTAAIVANPKRYQRISIHYMNTMLKSFINTFIDNYASKFKNAQFDISCHEFESIVRCVHNQEIDAGFIAINNIQDAAIKGLVFTPVCDSKLVLLCAPDNFLNTLGRPITLENLKKQQFSIFNDKFHDEIFEKLQFQCGPLSLILRIDDAWAMNKAIIKLNTVCFGRILQGDLSSNPNFSNLKTIDIGHIIDDNFKLGWLTNPNYMISEKTQELLQDITTEIKKDAQ; this is encoded by the coding sequence ATGAATTTTGAACAACTACTTTATGTTGAAGTTCTGGCGCAACATGATTCCATGCAAAAAGCTGCTGAGGTACTTCACATCAGCAAGTCAGGGTTAAGCCTCGCAATTAATCAATTTGAAAGAGAATTGGGTGTGCGTCTATTTGATAAATCATCAGCTGGAACTCAGTTAACACTTGAAGGAGGGCAGTTACTTTCCTCTATTTCAGATATTCTTAGTTTTAAAAATAATCTTGAAAATACAGCCGCTATTGTTGCTAATCCAAAAAGATATCAAAGGATTTCAATTCATTATATGAATACGATGTTAAAATCTTTTATAAATACTTTTATTGATAACTATGCAAGTAAATTCAAAAATGCGCAATTTGATATTAGCTGTCATGAATTTGAATCTATTGTCCGTTGTGTTCATAATCAAGAAATCGATGCGGGATTTATTGCTATTAATAACATTCAGGACGCAGCCATAAAGGGTCTGGTTTTTACGCCAGTCTGTGATAGCAAGTTAGTTTTATTATGTGCCCCAGATAATTTTTTGAATACTTTGGGTAGACCAATCACCTTAGAAAATTTAAAAAAGCAGCAATTTAGTATTTTCAATGATAAATTTCATGATGAAATTTTTGAAAAGTTACAATTTCAATGTGGCCCGTTATCCTTAATTTTAAGAATAGATGATGCATGGGCGATGAACAAAGCAATAATTAAATTAAACACAGTCTGTTTTGGCCGAATACTACAGGGTGATTTATCAAGCAATCCAAATTTTTCAAACTTAAAAACAATTGACATTGGTCATATCATTGATGATAACTTTAAACTGGGTTGGTTGACTAATCCCAATTATATGATATCTGAGAAAACACAGGAATTATTACAAGATATTACGACAGAAATTAAAAAAGATGCCCAATGA